The Streptomyces camelliae genome window below encodes:
- the mmsA gene encoding CoA-acylating methylmalonate-semialdehyde dehydrogenase — protein sequence MTKIVNHWIGGKTVEGASGTYGPVTDPATGAVTTKVAFASVDEVDAAVAAAKEAFVTWGQSSLAQRTNILFTFRALLDANRDAIAELITAEHGKVHSDALGEVARGLEIVDLACGINVQLKGELSTQVASRVDVSSIRQPLGVVAGITPFNFPAMVPMWMFPIAIACGNTFVLKPSEKDPSASIKIAELLAEAGLPDGVFNVVHGDKLAVDRLLEHPDVKAVSFVGSTPIARYIHTTASANHKRVQALGGAKNHMLVLPDADLDAAADAAVSAAYGSAGERCMAISAVVAVGSIGDTLVEKIRERAEKIKIGPGNDPTSEMGPLITAAHRDKVASYVTGAAAEGAEVVLDGTGYTVEGFEDGHWIGISLLDKVPTSAKAYQDEIFGPVLCVLRAETYEEGLALINASPFGNGTAIFTRDGGAARRFQLEVEAGMVGVNVPIPVPVGYHSFGGWKDSLFGDHHIYGNDGTHFYTRGKVVTTRWPDPADAPAGVDLGFPRNH from the coding sequence ATGACGAAGATCGTCAACCACTGGATCGGCGGCAAGACCGTCGAAGGCGCGTCGGGCACGTACGGGCCGGTCACCGACCCGGCGACCGGCGCGGTCACCACGAAGGTCGCGTTCGCCTCGGTCGACGAGGTGGACGCGGCGGTGGCGGCGGCCAAGGAGGCCTTCGTCACCTGGGGCCAGTCCTCGCTGGCCCAGCGCACGAACATCCTCTTCACGTTCCGCGCGCTGCTGGACGCCAACCGGGACGCCATCGCGGAGCTGATCACCGCCGAGCACGGCAAGGTGCACTCCGACGCGCTCGGTGAGGTCGCGCGCGGTCTGGAGATCGTGGACCTGGCCTGCGGCATCAACGTCCAGCTCAAGGGCGAGCTGTCCACGCAGGTCGCCAGCCGGGTGGACGTCTCCTCCATCCGCCAGCCGCTCGGTGTCGTCGCGGGCATCACGCCGTTCAACTTCCCGGCGATGGTCCCGATGTGGATGTTCCCGATCGCCATCGCGTGCGGCAACACCTTCGTGCTGAAGCCGTCCGAGAAGGACCCGTCGGCGTCGATCAAGATCGCCGAGCTGCTGGCCGAGGCCGGTCTCCCCGACGGCGTCTTCAACGTCGTGCACGGCGACAAGCTGGCCGTGGACCGGCTGCTGGAGCACCCGGACGTCAAGGCCGTGTCCTTCGTCGGCTCGACCCCGATCGCCCGCTACATCCACACCACCGCCTCCGCCAACCACAAGCGCGTACAGGCCCTGGGCGGCGCCAAGAACCACATGCTGGTCCTGCCGGACGCCGACCTGGACGCGGCCGCCGACGCGGCGGTCTCGGCGGCCTACGGCTCCGCGGGCGAGCGCTGCATGGCCATCTCGGCCGTCGTCGCGGTCGGCTCGATCGGCGACACGCTGGTGGAGAAGATCCGCGAGCGCGCCGAGAAGATCAAGATCGGTCCCGGCAACGACCCGACGTCCGAGATGGGCCCGCTGATCACGGCCGCCCACCGCGACAAGGTGGCGTCGTACGTGACGGGCGCGGCGGCGGAAGGCGCCGAGGTCGTGCTCGACGGCACCGGGTACACGGTCGAGGGCTTCGAGGACGGCCACTGGATCGGCATCTCGCTGCTCGACAAGGTGCCGACCAGCGCCAAGGCCTACCAGGACGAGATCTTCGGCCCGGTGCTGTGCGTGCTGCGCGCGGAGACGTACGAGGAGGGCCTGGCCCTCATCAACGCCTCGCCGTTCGGCAACGGCACCGCGATCTTCACCCGGGACGGCGGCGCGGCCCGCCGCTTCCAGCTGGAGGTCGAGGCAGGCATGGTCGGCGTGAACGTGCCGATCCCGGTGCCGGTGGGCTACCACTCCTTCGGCGGCTGGAAGGACTCGCTCTTCGGCGACCACCACATCTACGGCAACGACGGCACGCACTTCTACACCCGCGGCAAGGTCGTCACCACCCGCTGGCCCGACCCGGCCGACGCCCCGGCGGGCGTGGACCTGGGCTTCCCGCGCAACCACTGA
- a CDS encoding APC family permease codes for MTDTFSPAETSAPGASHSPRQLKRSIGVVGGTLLTLSCVTPASTLFVIVPDLFSSLGTATALCLVIGALLCIPVAFCYSELGTLIPSAGGEYAIVSTLAGRLAGWLAFVMSLLVVMIVPPVIAMGTADYLAPVVHLDPAWTGAGVMIAATLAGLLDLRANAWITGIFLVLEVVAAGVVAVLGFSHSHRGAGSLVSSLQVAGDHAHVNPVTAMMVLSGLAIALFATQGFSTAIYLSEELENPRRSVARTVLATLAISSVVILVPVVAITLGAGDLKTLTGGDISSMVIAWSNSAVGTFVSLCVALAIINAGIVMVIQNSRVLFASARDKAWPAPVNNALAKLGRFGSPWVATLVVGVPGAFLCFVNLDTLYGVTGVAVTGLYLLVAIAALLARRGAHGTRQAWRMPLWPAMPILLIAVLLYILVEQDPSYLWWTGGITAVATLYWVFYLRPRRETRWLVSLPEDVRVPENAQA; via the coding sequence ATGACCGACACGTTCAGCCCTGCCGAGACATCCGCCCCGGGCGCTTCGCACAGTCCCCGGCAACTCAAGCGCTCCATCGGCGTGGTCGGCGGCACCCTGCTGACGCTGTCCTGCGTCACGCCCGCCTCGACGCTCTTCGTGATCGTGCCCGACCTGTTCTCCAGCCTCGGCACCGCGACCGCCCTGTGCCTCGTCATCGGCGCGCTGCTCTGCATCCCCGTGGCCTTCTGTTACTCGGAGCTGGGCACCCTCATCCCCAGCGCCGGCGGCGAGTACGCGATCGTCTCCACGCTGGCCGGGCGGCTCGCCGGCTGGCTGGCCTTCGTGATGTCGCTGCTCGTCGTGATGATCGTCCCTCCGGTCATCGCGATGGGCACCGCCGACTACCTTGCCCCGGTCGTCCACCTCGACCCGGCCTGGACGGGCGCCGGCGTGATGATCGCGGCCACCCTCGCCGGCCTGCTGGACCTGCGCGCCAACGCCTGGATCACCGGCATCTTCCTGGTCCTGGAGGTCGTCGCCGCCGGTGTCGTCGCCGTACTCGGCTTCAGCCACTCCCACCGCGGTGCGGGCAGCCTCGTGAGCTCGCTCCAGGTGGCCGGTGACCACGCGCACGTCAACCCGGTCACGGCCATGATGGTCCTCTCCGGGCTCGCCATCGCCCTCTTCGCCACCCAGGGCTTCTCCACCGCCATCTACCTCTCCGAGGAACTGGAGAACCCGCGTCGCAGCGTCGCCCGCACCGTCCTCGCCACCCTCGCCATCTCCAGCGTCGTCATCCTGGTGCCGGTCGTGGCGATCACCCTCGGCGCCGGTGACCTCAAGACCCTGACCGGCGGCGACATCTCCAGCATGGTCATCGCCTGGAGCAACTCGGCCGTCGGCACCTTCGTCAGCCTCTGCGTCGCCCTCGCGATCATCAACGCGGGCATCGTCATGGTCATCCAGAACTCCCGCGTCCTGTTCGCCTCCGCCCGTGACAAGGCCTGGCCCGCCCCGGTCAACAACGCCCTCGCCAAGCTCGGCCGGTTCGGCTCCCCGTGGGTCGCCACCCTCGTGGTCGGCGTCCCCGGCGCCTTCCTCTGCTTCGTGAACCTGGACACCCTCTACGGCGTCACCGGCGTCGCCGTCACCGGCCTGTATCTGCTGGTCGCGATCGCCGCGCTGCTCGCCCGGCGCGGAGCGCACGGCACCCGGCAGGCCTGGCGGATGCCGCTGTGGCCGGCGATGCCGATCCTGCTGATCGCCGTCCTCCTCTACATCCTGGTCGAGCAGGACCCGTCGTACCTGTGGTGGACCGGCGGCATCACCGCCGTCGCCACCCTCTACTGGGTCTTCTACCTCCGCCCGCGCCGCGAGACCCGCTGGCTGGTGTCCCTGCCGGAGGACGTCCGGGTGCCGGAGAACGCCCAGGCCTGA
- a CDS encoding Cgl0159 family (beta/alpha)8-fold protein yields MRTHHPEAITEAATRRARRPLLNESGKLMIVAADHPARGALGVGDRKLAMANRADLLERLCLALSRPGVDGVLATADILDDLLLLGALDHKVVMGSMNRGGLQGASFELDDRFTGHRPEDIERLGFDAGKLLLRIDYDDPGSLTTLESTARAIDAMAARRLPVFVEPFISRRTPEGKVRNDLSAEAVTRSIAIASGLGGSSAYTWLKVPVTDDPDDMAQVMETSTLPAVLLGGDIGDSPEDQVAAYEKWRGALQLPTVRGLVVGRSLLYPADGDVAAAVDTAVGLL; encoded by the coding sequence ATCCGCACCCACCACCCCGAGGCGATCACCGAGGCCGCCACCCGCCGGGCCCGCAGGCCGCTGCTCAACGAGAGCGGCAAGCTGATGATCGTCGCCGCCGACCACCCCGCCCGGGGCGCGCTCGGCGTCGGCGACCGCAAGCTCGCCATGGCCAACCGTGCCGACCTGCTGGAACGGCTCTGCCTGGCGCTGTCCCGCCCTGGCGTCGACGGCGTCCTCGCCACCGCCGACATCCTGGACGACCTGCTGCTGCTCGGCGCCCTCGACCACAAGGTGGTCATGGGCTCGATGAACCGGGGCGGACTGCAGGGCGCCAGCTTCGAGCTGGACGACCGCTTCACCGGCCACCGGCCCGAGGACATCGAGCGGCTCGGCTTCGACGCGGGCAAGCTGCTGCTGCGGATCGACTACGACGACCCCGGTTCGCTGACCACCCTGGAGTCCACGGCCCGCGCCATCGACGCCATGGCGGCGCGCCGGCTGCCGGTCTTCGTCGAGCCGTTCATCAGCCGCCGCACCCCCGAGGGGAAGGTGCGCAACGACCTGTCGGCCGAGGCGGTCACCCGGTCCATCGCCATCGCCTCCGGCCTCGGTGGCTCCTCCGCCTACACCTGGCTGAAGGTGCCCGTCACCGACGACCCCGACGACATGGCCCAGGTCATGGAGACGTCGACCCTGCCGGCCGTGCTGCTCGGCGGTGACATCGGCGATTCGCCCGAGGACCAGGTCGCCGCCTACGAGAAGTGGCGTGGCGCGCTCCAACTCCCCACCGTGCGCGGCCTGGTGGTCGGCCGCTCGCTGCTGTACCCGGCGGACGGCGATGTGGCCGCCGCCGTGGACACCGCCGTAGGACTGTTGTGA
- the iolC gene encoding 5-dehydro-2-deoxygluconokinase has protein sequence MAYDLITMGRIGVDLYPLQTGVPLAQVSSFGKFLGGSATNVAVAAARLGRRTAVITRTGDDPFGAYLHEALRGFGVDDRWVTPVPGLPTPVTFCAVFPPDDFPLYFYRQPKAPDLEIDAHELDLDAVRDARIFWVTGTGLSEEPSRTATLAALAHRAKSAATVFDLDWRPMFWSDPDQARPFYAEALRHTTVAVGNLDEVEVATGVREPHAAARALLDAGVEIAVVKQGPKGVLAVSASGDSAEVPPLPVTVLNGLGAGDAFGGSLCHGLLEGWDLETIMRHANAAGAIVASRLECSSAMPTPDEVAAALDAGAVL, from the coding sequence ATGGCCTACGACCTGATCACCATGGGGCGGATCGGAGTGGACCTCTATCCGCTCCAGACCGGTGTCCCGCTCGCCCAGGTGTCGTCCTTCGGCAAGTTCCTCGGCGGGTCGGCCACGAACGTCGCGGTCGCCGCGGCGCGGCTCGGCCGGCGCACCGCCGTGATCACCCGCACCGGCGACGACCCGTTCGGCGCCTATCTGCACGAGGCGCTGCGCGGTTTCGGCGTCGACGACCGCTGGGTCACCCCGGTCCCGGGCCTGCCGACCCCGGTCACCTTCTGCGCGGTCTTCCCGCCGGACGACTTCCCGCTCTACTTCTACCGGCAGCCCAAGGCGCCCGACCTGGAGATCGACGCCCACGAGCTCGATCTCGACGCGGTCCGCGACGCCCGCATCTTCTGGGTCACCGGCACCGGCCTGAGCGAGGAGCCGAGCCGTACGGCGACCCTCGCCGCCCTCGCCCACCGCGCCAAGTCCGCTGCGACGGTCTTCGACCTCGACTGGCGCCCCATGTTCTGGTCCGACCCCGACCAGGCCCGCCCCTTCTACGCCGAGGCCCTGCGGCACACCACCGTCGCCGTCGGCAACCTGGACGAGGTGGAGGTCGCGACCGGGGTGCGCGAGCCGCATGCGGCCGCCCGCGCGCTGCTGGACGCCGGGGTCGAGATCGCCGTCGTCAAGCAGGGACCCAAGGGCGTCCTCGCGGTAAGCGCTTCCGGCGACTCGGCCGAGGTGCCGCCCCTGCCGGTCACCGTCCTCAACGGGCTCGGCGCCGGGGACGCCTTCGGCGGTTCCCTGTGCCACGGCCTCCTCGAAGGCTGGGACCTGGAGACGATCATGCGGCACGCCAACGCGGCCGGCGCCATCGTCGCCTCCCGGCTGGAGTGCTCCTCCGCGATGCCCACCCCGGACGAGGTGGCCGCCGCCCTGGACGCCGGAGCGGTGCTGTGA
- the iolB gene encoding 5-deoxy-glucuronate isomerase: protein MTSTDLHLAKGATRNGQYVVDIDPKAAGWTHSSLRVVELTPGGTHMFTTGDSEWIVLPLEGGCTVHIEEEEFQLLGRESVFAAVSDFAYVPRDARVQIASGAGGRFALAGAKCERRLPARYGPAPEVPVEQRGSGTCARQVRNFASADSFDCDKLIAVEVITPGGNWSSYPPHKHDEHRPGEESELEEIYYFEIDGPNGLGYQRVSPSREGGSDVLAEVRSGDAVLVPDGWHGPSIAQPGHDMYYLNVMAGPGATREWRICFHPDHTDTTGGYR, encoded by the coding sequence ATGACCAGCACCGATCTGCATCTGGCCAAGGGCGCGACCCGGAACGGCCAGTACGTCGTCGACATCGATCCCAAGGCGGCCGGCTGGACGCACAGCAGCTTGCGTGTCGTCGAGTTGACGCCTGGTGGCACGCATATGTTCACCACCGGTGACAGTGAGTGGATCGTGCTTCCGCTGGAAGGCGGATGTACCGTCCACATCGAGGAAGAAGAGTTCCAACTCCTGGGTCGGGAGAGCGTGTTCGCGGCAGTCTCCGACTTCGCGTACGTTCCCCGGGACGCCCGGGTCCAGATCGCCTCCGGCGCGGGAGGCCGCTTCGCCCTGGCAGGAGCGAAGTGCGAGCGACGACTCCCCGCCCGCTACGGCCCCGCGCCGGAGGTCCCCGTCGAGCAGCGCGGCAGCGGCACCTGCGCCCGCCAGGTGCGCAACTTCGCCTCGGCCGACTCGTTCGACTGCGACAAGCTGATCGCCGTCGAGGTGATCACTCCCGGCGGCAACTGGTCCTCGTACCCGCCGCACAAGCACGACGAGCACCGGCCGGGCGAGGAGTCCGAGCTGGAGGAGATCTACTACTTCGAGATCGACGGCCCGAACGGTCTCGGCTACCAGCGCGTGTCCCCCTCGCGCGAGGGCGGCTCCGACGTCCTCGCCGAGGTCCGCTCCGGCGACGCCGTCCTCGTCCCCGACGGCTGGCACGGCCCGTCGATCGCCCAGCCCGGCCACGACATGTACTACCTGAACGTCATGGCGGGCCCGGGCGCCACCCGCGAGTGGCGGATCTGCTTCCACCCGGACCACACCGACACCACAGGGGGGTACCGATGA
- the iolD gene encoding 3D-(3,5/4)-trihydroxycyclohexane-1,2-dione acylhydrolase (decyclizing), producing the protein MTTTRLTVAQALVRFLAAQYTERDGERRRLIGATWGIFGHGNVAGLGQALIEYADVMPYHQGRNEQSMVHAAVGYARQANRLSTHAVTTSIGPGATNLVTGAALATINHLPVLLLPGDVFATRPADPVLQQLEVPYAGDVSVNDTLRPVSKYFDRITRPEQLIPSAIQAMRVLTDPVETGAVTLALPQDVQAEAYDWPEEFFAERVWTVRRPGADPVELAEAVRAIRAAKRPLVVAGGGVHHSRAEEALAEFASATRIPVASTQAGKGSLRWDHPQDVGGVGHTGTATADELARTADLVIGVGTRYTDFTTASGTLFANPDVRFLNLNIAPFDGHKLGALPLIADARSGLGELTEALQMHGHRVEDSYVTEYTEDKERWEQRVDACYEADELDVRPTQPQVLGALDALADESDIIINAAGSLPGDLHKLWRARSYDQYHLEYGYSCMGYEIPAAIGVKLAAPERNVWALVGDGTYLMMPTEIVTAVQEGIAIKILLVQNHGYASIGGLSESVGGERFGTAYRFPTDEGTLTGAPLPLDLAANAASLGMRVLRAKTVRDLREALAEARAADTPTCVYVETETSDTVSGAPPAQAWWDVPVAETATRPSAVKARELYERHVSTRRRHL; encoded by the coding sequence ATGACGACGACCCGGCTGACCGTCGCCCAGGCACTCGTCCGTTTCCTCGCCGCCCAGTACACCGAGCGGGACGGCGAGCGCCGCCGGCTGATCGGCGCGACCTGGGGCATCTTCGGGCACGGCAATGTCGCCGGCCTCGGCCAGGCGCTCATCGAGTACGCGGACGTCATGCCGTACCACCAGGGCCGCAACGAGCAGTCCATGGTGCACGCGGCCGTCGGGTACGCCCGCCAGGCGAACCGGCTGTCCACGCACGCGGTGACGACGTCGATCGGCCCCGGCGCGACCAACCTCGTCACCGGCGCCGCCCTCGCCACCATCAACCACCTCCCGGTCCTGCTGCTGCCCGGCGACGTCTTCGCGACCCGCCCCGCCGACCCGGTGCTGCAGCAGCTGGAGGTGCCGTACGCGGGCGATGTCTCGGTCAACGACACGCTGCGGCCGGTGTCGAAGTACTTCGACCGGATCACCCGCCCCGAGCAGCTGATCCCGTCCGCGATCCAGGCCATGCGGGTCCTCACCGACCCGGTCGAGACCGGCGCCGTCACCCTCGCGCTGCCCCAGGACGTGCAGGCCGAGGCGTACGACTGGCCGGAGGAGTTCTTCGCCGAGCGCGTGTGGACCGTACGCCGGCCGGGCGCGGACCCCGTCGAACTGGCCGAGGCGGTCCGGGCGATCCGCGCGGCGAAGCGGCCCCTCGTCGTCGCGGGCGGCGGGGTCCACCACAGCCGCGCCGAGGAGGCCCTCGCGGAGTTCGCGTCGGCCACCCGGATCCCGGTCGCCTCCACCCAGGCCGGCAAGGGCTCGCTGCGCTGGGACCACCCGCAGGACGTCGGCGGGGTCGGCCACACCGGCACCGCGACCGCCGACGAACTGGCCCGCACCGCCGACCTGGTGATCGGCGTCGGCACCCGCTACACCGACTTCACCACCGCCTCCGGCACCCTCTTCGCGAACCCGGACGTCCGCTTCCTGAACCTCAACATCGCCCCCTTCGACGGCCACAAGCTGGGCGCGCTGCCGCTGATCGCGGACGCCCGCAGCGGTCTGGGCGAGCTGACCGAGGCCCTCCAGATGCACGGCCACCGGGTCGAGGACTCCTATGTCACCGAGTACACCGAGGACAAGGAGCGCTGGGAGCAGCGCGTCGACGCCTGCTACGAGGCCGACGAACTGGACGTACGGCCGACCCAGCCGCAGGTCCTCGGCGCCCTGGACGCCCTGGCCGACGAGTCCGACATCATCATCAACGCGGCCGGCTCGCTCCCCGGCGACCTGCACAAGCTGTGGCGGGCCCGCTCGTACGACCAGTACCACCTGGAGTACGGCTACTCCTGCATGGGCTACGAGATCCCGGCCGCGATCGGCGTGAAGCTCGCCGCGCCGGAGCGCAACGTGTGGGCGCTGGTCGGCGACGGCACGTATCTGATGATGCCGACGGAGATCGTGACGGCCGTGCAGGAGGGCATCGCGATCAAGATCCTGCTGGTGCAGAACCACGGGTACGCGTCCATCGGCGGGCTGTCGGAGTCGGTGGGCGGCGAGCGGTTCGGCACGGCCTACCGCTTCCCGACGGACGAGGGGACGCTCACGGGTGCCCCGCTGCCCCTCGACCTCGCCGCCAACGCGGCCAGCCTGGGCATGCGGGTGCTGCGCGCGAAGACCGTACGGGACCTGCGCGAGGCACTCGCCGAGGCGCGGGCCGCCGACACTCCCACATGTGTCTACGTGGAGACCGAAACGTCCGACACTGTGTCGGGCGCGCCTCCGGCGCAGGCCTGGTGGGATGTTCCTGTGGCCGAGACCGCGACGCGACCGTCGGCGGTCAAGGCACGTGAGCTGTACGAACGGCACGTCTCGACCCGACGCCGCCATCTGTGA
- a CDS encoding sugar phosphate isomerase/epimerase family protein: MTSLSPSSSLSRIRIGSAPDSWGVWFPDDPRQVPWQRFLDEVADSGYEWIELGPYGYLPTDSAVLAEETARRGLKVSAGTVFTGLHHGDAVWDKTWAHVSDIAALTQAMGARHLVVIPSFWRDDKTGEVLEPDTLTAGQWRNLTSLTERLGREVRERYGLTIVVHPHADTHIDSEENVTRFLDGTDSDLVSLCLDTGHYAYCGGDSVKLIETYGERIGYLHLKQVDPEILADVRAKGTPFGPAVAQGVMCEPPSGVPELGPVLQAAQRLDADLFAIVEQDMYPCEPDKPLPIARRTRAFLRSCGA, from the coding sequence ATGACGTCGTTGTCACCCTCCTCCTCACTCTCCCGTATCCGGATCGGATCGGCGCCCGACTCCTGGGGCGTGTGGTTCCCCGACGACCCGCGGCAAGTTCCCTGGCAGCGCTTCCTCGACGAGGTGGCGGACTCCGGCTACGAGTGGATCGAGCTGGGCCCCTACGGCTATCTGCCGACCGACTCGGCCGTACTCGCCGAGGAGACCGCCCGGCGCGGCCTGAAGGTGTCGGCCGGCACGGTCTTCACCGGCCTGCACCACGGGGACGCGGTCTGGGACAAGACCTGGGCACACGTGTCGGACATCGCCGCGCTGACCCAGGCGATGGGCGCCCGCCACCTGGTCGTCATCCCCTCCTTCTGGCGGGACGACAAGACCGGCGAGGTGCTGGAGCCCGACACGCTGACCGCCGGGCAGTGGCGGAACCTGACCTCGCTGACCGAGCGGCTCGGCCGGGAGGTGCGCGAGCGCTACGGCCTGACGATCGTCGTCCACCCGCACGCCGACACGCACATCGACAGCGAGGAGAACGTCACGCGCTTCCTCGACGGCACGGATTCCGACCTGGTGTCCCTGTGCCTGGACACCGGGCACTACGCGTACTGCGGCGGGGACAGCGTGAAGCTCATCGAGACCTACGGCGAGCGCATCGGCTATCTGCACCTCAAGCAGGTGGACCCGGAGATCCTGGCGGACGTGCGGGCCAAGGGCACGCCGTTCGGGCCGGCCGTGGCACAGGGCGTGATGTGCGAACCTCCCAGCGGAGTACCGGAGTTGGGGCCGGTGCTGCAAGCGGCCCAGCGGCTGGACGCCGACCTTTTCGCGATCGTCGAGCAGGACATGTACCCCTGCGAGCCGGACAAACCGCTGCCGATCGCCAGGCGAACCAGGGCGTTTCTCCGGTCCTGCGGGGCGTAA